A genome region from Tenebrio molitor chromosome 4, icTenMoli1.1, whole genome shotgun sequence includes the following:
- the LOC138129191 gene encoding regulator of microtubule dynamics protein 1-like isoform X3, producing the protein MPLPQNINAIIGAGVFGIVCAATLYVVEHYRQDRRRHAMAKDLARLNNELAVLRRELDSLLAQQKQKATKRGKRNKRESLISTSTATEDYASAFDADSSDLEFYDVSDEEIDTSTLEDLGKLDATLDEGTAGDLDACVRQLQNLCLEFPENPQLLWRLAKAHYRLFEKTELTDHIHKGIEACTSALKLKPELANVHKWLAILLGSRTKIQPMKEKILDGHLFKEHVDAAIRLNPLDPVLHHMLGRFAYDIAELKWYERKVAAALFADPPNATYEEALDHFYEAEKLQKADWKENMLYIAKCKIKLGEVPEGLSILERMVHASDDNGVDGQVELEVKELLKKYSR; encoded by the exons ATGCCGTTACCCCAAAACATCAACGCTATCATAGGAGCCGGCGTGTTCGGCATCGTCTGCGCCGCGACCCTGTACGTGGTGGAGCACTATCGACAGGACCGGAGAAGACACGCCATGGCCAAAGACCTCGCCCGCCTCAACAACGAACTGGCGGTGCTCCGGCGCGAACTGGACTCGCTCCTGGCCCAGCAGAAACAAAA GGCCACGAAGCGAGGTAAGCGCAACAAGCGCGAGTCCCTCATCTCCACGTCCACCGCCACCGAGGACTACGCGTCGGCGTTCGACGCCGACAGCTCCGATCTGGAGTTCTACGACGTCAGCGATGAAGAAATCGACACATCAACTCTCGAA GACTTGGGCAAGCTGGACGCGACTCTCGACGAGGGCACCGCCGGCGACCTCGACGCCTGCGTGCGCCAGCTCCAGAACCTGTGCCTGGAGTTCCCCGAGAACCCGCAGCTCCTGTGGCGGCTAGCCAAAGCCCACTACCGACTATTTGAAAAGACTGAACTGACAGACCACATACACAAAGGCATCGAAGCGTGCACCAGCGCCCTCAAACTCAAACCCGAACTGGCGAACGTGCACAAGTGGCTGGCCATCCTGCTCGGCAGCCGCACCAAGATCCAGCCCATGAAGGAGAAGATCCTCGACGGGCACCTGTTCAAGGAGCACGTCGACGCCGCGATCCGACTCAACCCGCTGGACCCCGTCCTGCACCACATGCTCGGCCGCTTCGCCTACGACATCGCCGAGCTCAAGTGGTACGAGCGCAAGGTGGCGGCAGCCCTGTTCGCCGACCCGCCCAACGCGACGTACGAAGAAGCGCTGGACCACTTCTACGAAGCCGAAAAGCTGCAGAAGGCCGACTGGAAGGAGAACATGTTGTACATTGCCAAGTGTAAGATTAAGTTGGGGGAGGTGCCAGAGGGACTGAGTATTCTGGAGAGGATGGTGCACGCTAGTGATGATAACGGAGTG GATGGTCAGGTGGAGCTCGAGGTTAAGGAACTGCTGAAAAAATATAGTCGATAG
- the LOC138129191 gene encoding regulator of microtubule dynamics protein 1-like isoform X2, producing the protein MPLPQNINAIIGAGVFGIVCAATLYVVEHYRQDRRRHAMAKDLARLNNELAVLRRELDSLLAQQKQKATKRGKRNKRESLISTSTATEDYASAFDADSSDLEFYDVSDEEIDTSTLEVDLGKLDATLDEGTAGDLDACVRQLQNLCLEFPENPQLLWRLAKAHYRLFEKTELTDHIHKGIEACTSALKLKPELANVHKWLAILLGSRTKIQPMKEKILDGHLFKEHVDAAIRLNPLDPVLHHMLGRFAYDIAELKWYERKVAAALFADPPNATYEEALDHFYEAEKLQKADWKENMLYIAKCKIKLGEVPEGLSILERMVHASDDNGVDGQVELEVKELLKKYSR; encoded by the exons ATGCCGTTACCCCAAAACATCAACGCTATCATAGGAGCCGGCGTGTTCGGCATCGTCTGCGCCGCGACCCTGTACGTGGTGGAGCACTATCGACAGGACCGGAGAAGACACGCCATGGCCAAAGACCTCGCCCGCCTCAACAACGAACTGGCGGTGCTCCGGCGCGAACTGGACTCGCTCCTGGCCCAGCAGAAACAAAA GGCCACGAAGCGAGGTAAGCGCAACAAGCGCGAGTCCCTCATCTCCACGTCCACCGCCACCGAGGACTACGCGTCGGCGTTCGACGCCGACAGCTCCGATCTGGAGTTCTACGACGTCAGCGATGAAGAAATCGACACATCAACTCTCGAAGTG GACTTGGGCAAGCTGGACGCGACTCTCGACGAGGGCACCGCCGGCGACCTCGACGCCTGCGTGCGCCAGCTCCAGAACCTGTGCCTGGAGTTCCCCGAGAACCCGCAGCTCCTGTGGCGGCTAGCCAAAGCCCACTACCGACTATTTGAAAAGACTGAACTGACAGACCACATACACAAAGGCATCGAAGCGTGCACCAGCGCCCTCAAACTCAAACCCGAACTGGCGAACGTGCACAAGTGGCTGGCCATCCTGCTCGGCAGCCGCACCAAGATCCAGCCCATGAAGGAGAAGATCCTCGACGGGCACCTGTTCAAGGAGCACGTCGACGCCGCGATCCGACTCAACCCGCTGGACCCCGTCCTGCACCACATGCTCGGCCGCTTCGCCTACGACATCGCCGAGCTCAAGTGGTACGAGCGCAAGGTGGCGGCAGCCCTGTTCGCCGACCCGCCCAACGCGACGTACGAAGAAGCGCTGGACCACTTCTACGAAGCCGAAAAGCTGCAGAAGGCCGACTGGAAGGAGAACATGTTGTACATTGCCAAGTGTAAGATTAAGTTGGGGGAGGTGCCAGAGGGACTGAGTATTCTGGAGAGGATGGTGCACGCTAGTGATGATAACGGAGTG GATGGTCAGGTGGAGCTCGAGGTTAAGGAACTGCTGAAAAAATATAGTCGATAG
- the LOC138129191 gene encoding regulator of microtubule dynamics protein 1-like isoform X1, which translates to MPLPQNINAIIGAGVFGIVCAATLYVVEHYRQDRRRHAMAKDLARLNNELAVLRRELDSLLAQQKQKYFYNMLAPQQIHVWSISRATKRGKRNKRESLISTSTATEDYASAFDADSSDLEFYDVSDEEIDTSTLEVDLGKLDATLDEGTAGDLDACVRQLQNLCLEFPENPQLLWRLAKAHYRLFEKTELTDHIHKGIEACTSALKLKPELANVHKWLAILLGSRTKIQPMKEKILDGHLFKEHVDAAIRLNPLDPVLHHMLGRFAYDIAELKWYERKVAAALFADPPNATYEEALDHFYEAEKLQKADWKENMLYIAKCKIKLGEVPEGLSILERMVHASDDNGVDGQVELEVKELLKKYSR; encoded by the exons ATGCCGTTACCCCAAAACATCAACGCTATCATAGGAGCCGGCGTGTTCGGCATCGTCTGCGCCGCGACCCTGTACGTGGTGGAGCACTATCGACAGGACCGGAGAAGACACGCCATGGCCAAAGACCTCGCCCGCCTCAACAACGAACTGGCGGTGCTCCGGCGCGAACTGGACTCGCTCCTGGCCCAGCAGAAACAAAAGTATTTCTATAACATGCTGGCGCCGCAACAAATTCACGTCTGGAGCATTTCCAGGGCCACGAAGCGAGGTAAGCGCAACAAGCGCGAGTCCCTCATCTCCACGTCCACCGCCACCGAGGACTACGCGTCGGCGTTCGACGCCGACAGCTCCGATCTGGAGTTCTACGACGTCAGCGATGAAGAAATCGACACATCAACTCTCGAAGTG GACTTGGGCAAGCTGGACGCGACTCTCGACGAGGGCACCGCCGGCGACCTCGACGCCTGCGTGCGCCAGCTCCAGAACCTGTGCCTGGAGTTCCCCGAGAACCCGCAGCTCCTGTGGCGGCTAGCCAAAGCCCACTACCGACTATTTGAAAAGACTGAACTGACAGACCACATACACAAAGGCATCGAAGCGTGCACCAGCGCCCTCAAACTCAAACCCGAACTGGCGAACGTGCACAAGTGGCTGGCCATCCTGCTCGGCAGCCGCACCAAGATCCAGCCCATGAAGGAGAAGATCCTCGACGGGCACCTGTTCAAGGAGCACGTCGACGCCGCGATCCGACTCAACCCGCTGGACCCCGTCCTGCACCACATGCTCGGCCGCTTCGCCTACGACATCGCCGAGCTCAAGTGGTACGAGCGCAAGGTGGCGGCAGCCCTGTTCGCCGACCCGCCCAACGCGACGTACGAAGAAGCGCTGGACCACTTCTACGAAGCCGAAAAGCTGCAGAAGGCCGACTGGAAGGAGAACATGTTGTACATTGCCAAGTGTAAGATTAAGTTGGGGGAGGTGCCAGAGGGACTGAGTATTCTGGAGAGGATGGTGCACGCTAGTGATGATAACGGAGTG GATGGTCAGGTGGAGCTCGAGGTTAAGGAACTGCTGAAAAAATATAGTCGATAG